From a region of the Micropterus dolomieu isolate WLL.071019.BEF.003 ecotype Adirondacks linkage group LG21, ASM2129224v1, whole genome shotgun sequence genome:
- the kank1a gene encoding KN motif and ankyrin repeat domain-containing protein 1a isoform X1 → MAQTVHVNGNGPEKGQRCPSTEDEKDSVAPYYVETPYGYQLDLDFLKYVDDIERGNTIRKLSIQRKPKVAKPLSVPRGSTGGGSTQAEWTSTDSLSSSNSDDKQSPVFFNSRPQGTAPLTPTLSRATCEVPQQQSYLSIAEQKQLLPPPSPRFAPRHNPQVERTLMETRLRLEQERLLMQPHSEPPMPRRRLASFGGMGSSSSLSSYSGSMAPSQISPSTNQPPNGHLLNGEYNPYYPQSMGSSIRHSPMSSGMATPVTNVSPLHLQQIREQMVVALKKLKELEEQVKTIPILQVKIAVLQEEKRQLAAQSKNQGPGAFRKRSYSVGSADQMENPSPIQKETELHIMEPEAQEQSAQRLEEFRRLAADVQALEKTTQDSNITEIQPHKLRQNQDHQRSIGIVTDENMNNLPVTHKKLTNERCFRDAGVSTGRQEVRSAAVGVTEAMLGMTTEAEKEIELQQQTIEALKEKIYRLEVQLKETTHQIEMGKLKLELQAAGGSNKKKADKGLMARPEMYNACVEAKVQMRSQGVGDHLEFSHANTAKTLQSHTIGVSCQPSVQSVSTGPEIPMDRWVVHERVEVNDQCVGRRVEICHQQVGMELNVCEVGVNTEESVYSLALCKPMTELSKESRSVGCGDCSVDVTVSPLKKLVSQGTDPDSVSKVDSGVMAAPESETQQTNTEIEVVSKSTNTKTAVLTDSFTDMVFITCNKHTNTAVTEMRTVAAGEGLVKDVHSTANMRSIAVGTTTDVGSFFGKESSTKTKECGVGPVSIHENFLVGLKTRNIACGPSQPNESVSSSSKETVEGKTGAAPLQARAQGGAGLDHYIERVQKLLQEQQMLLADNYSELAEAFGQPQSQFGSINSQLVSTLSSINTVMKYGSTEDFLKLQSDSVNSNKESSQQLCAQSRSVRTERLQMEKTVSGLTPADKPANVPAQQQQIRTAEQKSRMDLQMSTALHGQPCSQNTLKSIMKKKDGRPDSNGTKKNLQFVGVNGGYETTSSDDSSSEDSSSSGSEEEEDEEKEYGGKEDYKNVEGGRTREEFQPEGAEDVDKKDEEESSDKEKRERYELSEKMLAACSVLKTHLSDPKAVSSKDVRACLNTVQHEWFRVSSQKAAVAGMVEDYLVAFGAISPAVLRHVVNMADGNGNTALHYSVSHSNFQVVKKLLDADVCNVNQQNKAGYTPIMLAALAAVETPKDMRIVEELFSKGDVNARASQAGQTGLMLAVSHGRMDMVRALLAHGADVNVQDDEGSTALMCASEHGHVEIVKLLLAQPGCDATLSDSDESNALSIALEAGHKDIAVLLYAHVNFSKAQSPGTPRLGRKMSPSPTRRGMFD, encoded by the exons AAAAAGGACAAAGATGCCCAAGCACAGAAGATGAGAAGGACTCTGTGGCACCCTACTATGTTGAAACTCCCTATGGCTATCAGCTAGACCTGGACTTCCTCAAATATGTCGATGACATTGAGAGGGGTAACACCATTAGGAAGCTGAGTATCCAGAGGAAGCCCAAAGTGGCCAAACCCTTGTCCGTGCCTCGGGGCAGCACTGGCGGGGGAAGCACTCAGGCTGAATGGACCTCCACAGACTCTCTGTCCTCTTCCAACAGCGACGACAAGCAGTCCCCAGTCTTCTTCAACTCCAGGCCCCAGGGCACTGCGCCGCTGACCCCCACCCTCTCCAGGGCAACCTGTGAAGTCCCACAGCAACAATCCTACTTGAGCATTGCAGAGCAGAAGCAGCTCCTGCCACCTCCTTCGCCCAGGTTTGCCCCTCGTCACAACCCGCAAGTGGAGAGGACCCTCATGGAGACGCGTCTTAGGCTCGAACAAGAGCGTCTGCTCATGCAGCCGCACAGCGAGCCTCCGATGCCCCGCCGCCGTCTCGCCAGCTTTGGTGGCATGGGCTCCAGCAGCTCTCTGTCCTCTTATTCAGGCTCCATGGCCCCAAGCCAGATCTCTCCCAGCACCAATCAGCCTCCCAACGGCCACCTCCTCAATGGAGAGTATAACCCCTACTACCCGCAATCCATGGGCAGCTCCATCCGCCACAGCCCCATGAGCTCTGGCATGGCTACGCCTGTGACAAATGTCAGCCCGTTACACCTTCAACAAATTCGGGAGCAGATGGTTGTGGCCCTTAAGAAGCTGAAAGAGCTGGAGGAGCAGGTGAAAACCATTCCCATCTTACAGGTTAAGATTGCTGTTCTCCAGGAAGAGAAAAGACAATTGGCTGCTCAGTCCAAAAATCAAGGTCCTGGTGCCTTCCGCAAGCGTTCCTACAGTGTAGGCAGTGCTGACCAAATGGAGAACCCGAGCCCCATCCAAAAGGAAACAGAGCTGCACATCATGGAGCCTGAAGCCCAGGAGCAGAGCGCTCAGCGGCTTGAGGAGTTCAGACGTCTGGCTGCTGACGTCCAAGCTCTGGAGAAGACAACCCAGGACAGTAATATCACAGAAATTCAGCCTCATAAGCTCAGACAGAACCAGGACCACCAAAGGTCCATTGGTATAGTTACTGATGAAAACATGAACAACCTTCCTGTCACTCACAAAAAGCTGACAAATGAACGTTGTTTCCGGGACGCAGGAGTATCAACAGGGCGGCAGGAAGTGCGCAGCGCGGCGGTTGGCGTGACCGAGGCCATGCTGGGCATGACCACTGAGGCTGAGAAAGAGATTGAGCTCCAGCAGCAGACCATCGAAGCACTGAAGGAGAAGATCTACCGCTTGGAGGTGCAGCTGAAAGAAACTACTCACCAAATAGAAATGGGAAAGCTAAAACTGGAGCTCCAAGCAGCCGGCGGGTCGAACAAGAAAAAGGCGGACAAAGGTTTGATGGCCAGGCCTGAGATGTACAACGCCTGTGTGGAGGCCAAAGTCCAGATGCGCAGCCAGGGAGTGGGTGATCATCTGGAATTCAGCCAtgctaacacagctaaaacTCTACAAAGCCACACTATAGGAGTTTCCTGCCAACCCAGTGTGCAGAGTGTTTCCACAGGCCCAGAGATCCCCATGGACCGATGGGTGGTGCATGAGCGTGTGGAGGTAAATGACCAGTGTGTAGGGAGACGGGTGGAGATATGTCACCAGCAGGTAGGCATGGAGCTGAATGTTTGTGAGGTGGGAGTTAACACAGAGGAGTCAGTATACAGCTTGGCTCTCTGCAAACCTATGACTGAGTTGAGCAAAGAGTCTAGATCAGTTGGCTGCGGAGATTGTTCAGTGGATGTGACCGTCAGTCCACTCAAGAAGCTGGTATCCCAAGGAACTGACCCAGATTCGGTCAGCAAAGTGGACTCTGGTGTCATGGCTGCTCCTGAGTCAGAAACTCAACAGACCAATACTGAGATAGAGGTTGTGAGCAAATCCACCAACACAAAAACAGCTGTCCTGACTGACTCTTTCACTGACATGGTGTTTATCACTTGTAACAAGCACACCAACACGGCCGTGACTGAAATGAGGACTGTTGCTGCTGGAGAAGGTCTTGTGAAAGATGTTCACTCAACAGCAAATATGCGTTCGATTGCCGTTGGAACCACCACAGATGTAGGGTCATTCTTTGGCAAAGAAAGCTCTACTAAAACCAAAGAATGTGGTGTGGGACCAGTTAGCATCCATGAGAACTTCTTGGTTGGCTTAAAAACCAGGAACATAGCATGCGGCCCCTCTCAGCCAAATGAATCTGTCTCGAGCAGCAGCAAAGAGACTGTGGAGGGTAAGACTGGGGCTGCACCACTGCAAGCTCGGGCCCAGGGGGGCGCCGGACTGGACCATTACATCGAGAGGGTGCAGAAGCTGCTGCAGGAGCAACAGATGCTGCTAGCAGACAACTACAGCGAGCTTGCAGAAGCGTTTGGTCAGCCCCAGTCTCAGTTTGGATCCATCAACAGTCAGCTGGTCAGCACGCTGTCGTCCATCAACACGGTCATGAAGTACGGAAGCACCGAGGACTTCCTCAAGCTGCAGTCAGACTCTGTGAACTCAAACAAAG AGAGCAGTCAGCAGCTCTGCGCCCAGTCGCGGTCTGTCCGGACAGAGCGGTTGCAGATGGAGAAGACTGTATCAGGCCTGACTCCTGCAGATAAACCAGCCAACGTTCCtgcgcagcagcagcagatcagGACAGCTGAGCAGAAAAGCCGTATGGACCTGCAGATGTCTACAGCGCTGCATG GGCAGCCGTGCAGCCAGAACACGCTGAAATCCATCATGAAGAAGAAAGATGGCCGACCCGACTCTAATGGCACCAAGAAGAACCTGCAGTTCGTCGGGGTGAACGGAGG GTACGAGACTACATCAAGTGACGACTCCAGCTCGGAGGACAGCAGCTCCTCTGGGtcggaggaggaagaggatgaagagaagGAGTACGGAGGAAAGGAGGACTATAAGAACGTGGAGGGAGGGCGCACCAGGGAGGAGTTCCAGCCTGAGGGAGCCGAGGATGTGGATAAGAAGGATGAAGAGGAAAGTTCAGataaggaaaagagagagag GTATGAGCTAAGTGAGAAGATGCTGGCTGCGTGCAGCGTTCTCAAAACTCACCTCAGTGACCCGAAGGCTGTGAGCAGCAAAGATGTg AGAGCCTGCCTGAACACGGTGCAGCACGAGTGGTTCCGCGTGTCCAGCCAGAAGGCGGCGGTGGCGGGCATGGTGGAGGACTACCTGGTGGCCTTCGGGGCCATCTCGCCGGCCGTGCTGCGCCACGTCGTCAACATGGCTGACGGCAACGGCAACACGGCGCTGCACTACAGCGTGTCGCACTCCAACTTTCAGGTGGTGAAGAAGCTGCTGGATGCAG atgtgtgCAACGTGAACCAGCAGAACAAGGCGGGATACACACCCATCATGCTGGCCGCGCTGGCAGCAGTGGAGACGCCCAAGGACATGCGCATCGTGGAGGAGCTCTTCAGCAAGGGCGACGTCAACGCTCGAGCCAGTCAG GCTGGTCAGACGGGGCTGATGCTGGCGGTCAGTCACGGCAGGATGGACATGGTTCGGGCCCTGCTGGCCCATGGGGCCGACGTCAACGTCCAGGACGACGAGGGCTCCACGGCGCTGATGTGTGCCAGCGAACACGGGCACGTGGAGATCGTGAAACTGCTGCTGGCTCAACCCGGCTGTGACGCCACGCTCAGTGACAGC GATGAGAGCAACGCCCTGTCCATCGCTCTGGAAGCAGGACACAAGGACATTGCAGTGTTGCTTTATGCACACGTCAACTTCTCCAAAGCCCAGTCACCG GGGACCCCTCGACTCGGCAGAAAGATGTCACCAAGTCCCACTCGGAGGGGCATGTTTGATTAG
- the kank1a gene encoding KN motif and ankyrin repeat domain-containing protein 1a isoform X2, with amino-acid sequence MAQTVHVNGNGPEKGQRCPSTEDEKDSVAPYYVETPYGYQLDLDFLKYVDDIERGNTIRKLSIQRKPKVAKPLSVPRGSTGGGSTQAEWTSTDSLSSSNSDDKQSPVFFNSRPQGTAPLTPTLSRATCEVPQQQSYLSIAEQKQLLPPPSPRFAPRHNPQVERTLMETRLRLEQERLLMQPHSEPPMPRRRLASFGGMGSSSSLSSYSGSMAPSQISPSTNQPPNGHLLNGEYNPYYPQSMGSSIRHSPMSSGMATPVTNVSPLHLQQIREQMVVALKKLKELEEQVKTIPILQVKIAVLQEEKRQLAAQSKNQGPGAFRKRSYSVGSADQMENPSPIQKETELHIMEPEAQEQSAQRLEEFRRLAADVQALEKTTQDSNITEIQPHKLRQNQDHQRSIGIVTDENMNNLPVTHKKLTNERCFRDAGVSTGRQEVRSAAVGVTEAMLGMTTEAEKEIELQQQTIEALKEKIYRLEVQLKETTHQIEMGKLKLELQAAGGSNKKKADKGLMARPEMYNACVEAKVQMRSQGVGDHLEFSHANTAKTLQSHTIGVSCQPSVQSVSTGPEIPMDRWVVHERVEVNDQCVGRRVEICHQQVGMELNVCEVGVNTEESVYSLALCKPMTELSKESRSVGCGDCSVDVTVSPLKKLVSQGTDPDSVSKVDSGVMAAPESETQQTNTEIEVVSKSTNTKTAVLTDSFTDMVFITCNKHTNTAVTEMRTVAAGEGLVKDVHSTANMRSIAVGTTTDVGSFFGKESSTKTKECGVGPVSIHENFLVGLKTRNIACGPSQPNESVSSSSKETVEGKTGAAPLQARAQGGAGLDHYIERVQKLLQEQQMLLADNYSELAEAFGQPQSQFGSINSQLVSTLSSINTVMKYGSTEDFLKLQSDSVNSNKESSQQLCAQSRSVRTERLQMEKTVSGLTPADKPANVPAQQQQIRTAEQKSRMDLQMSTALHGQPCSQNTLKSIMKKKDGRPDSNGTKKNLQFVGVNGGYETTSSDDSSSEDSSSSGSEEEEDEEKEYGGKEDYKNVEGGRTREEFQPEGAEDVDKKDEEESSDKEKRERYELSEKMLAACSVLKTHLSDPKAVSSKDVRACLNTVQHEWFRVSSQKAAVAGMVEDYLVAFGAISPAVLRHVVNMADGNGNTALHYSVSHSNFQVVKKLLDADVCNVNQQNKAGYTPIMLAALAAVETPKDMRIVEELFSKGDVNARASQAGQTGLMLAVSHGRMDMVRALLAHGADVNVQDDEGSTALMCASEHGHVEIVKLLLAQPGCDATLSDSDESNALSIALEAGHKDIAVLLYAHVNFSKAQSPGTPRLGRKMSPSPTRRGMFD; translated from the exons AAAAAGGACAAAGATGCCCAAGCACAGAAGATGAGAAGGACTCTGTGGCACCCTACTATGTTGAAACTCCCTATGGCTATCAGCTAGACCTGGACTTCCTCAAATATGTCGATGACATTGAGAGGGGTAACACCATTAGGAAGCTGAGTATCCAGAGGAAGCCCAAAGTGGCCAAACCCTTGTCCGTGCCTCGGGGCAGCACTGGCGGGGGAAGCACTCAGGCTGAATGGACCTCCACAGACTCTCTGTCCTCTTCCAACAGCGACGACAAGCAGTCCCCAGTCTTCTTCAACTCCAGGCCCCAGGGCACTGCGCCGCTGACCCCCACCCTCTCCAGGGCAACCTGTGAAGTCCCACAGCAACAATCCTACTTGAGCATTGCAGAGCAGAAGCAGCTCCTGCCACCTCCTTCGCCCAGGTTTGCCCCTCGTCACAACCCGCAAGTGGAGAGGACCCTCATGGAGACGCGTCTTAGGCTCGAACAAGAGCGTCTGCTCATGCAGCCGCACAGCGAGCCTCCGATGCCCCGCCGCCGTCTCGCCAGCTTTGGTGGCATGGGCTCCAGCAGCTCTCTGTCCTCTTATTCAGGCTCCATGGCCCCAAGCCAGATCTCTCCCAGCACCAATCAGCCTCCCAACGGCCACCTCCTCAATGGAGAGTATAACCCCTACTACCCGCAATCCATGGGCAGCTCCATCCGCCACAGCCCCATGAGCTCTGGCATGGCTACGCCTGTGACAAATGTCAGCCCGTTACACCTTCAACAAATTCGGGAGCAGATGGTTGTGGCCCTTAAGAAGCTGAAAGAGCTGGAGGAGCAGGTGAAAACCATTCCCATCTTACAGGTTAAGATTGCTGTTCTCCAGGAAGAGAAAAGACAATTGGCTGCTCAGTCCAAAAATCAAGGTCCTGGTGCCTTCCGCAAGCGTTCCTACAGTGTAGGCAGTGCTGACCAAATGGAGAACCCGAGCCCCATCCAAAAGGAAACAGAGCTGCACATCATGGAGCCTGAAGCCCAGGAGCAGAGCGCTCAGCGGCTTGAGGAGTTCAGACGTCTGGCTGCTGACGTCCAAGCTCTGGAGAAGACAACCCAGGACAGTAATATCACAGAAATTCAGCCTCATAAGCTCAGACAGAACCAGGACCACCAAAGGTCCATTGGTATAGTTACTGATGAAAACATGAACAACCTTCCTGTCACTCACAAAAAGCTGACAAATGAACGTTGTTTCCGGGACGCAGGAGTATCAACAGGGCGGCAGGAAGTGCGCAGCGCGGCGGTTGGCGTGACCGAGGCCATGCTGGGCATGACCACTGAGGCTGAGAAAGAGATTGAGCTCCAGCAGCAGACCATCGAAGCACTGAAGGAGAAGATCTACCGCTTGGAGGTGCAGCTGAAAGAAACTACTCACCAAATAGAAATGGGAAAGCTAAAACTGGAGCTCCAAGCAGCCGGCGGGTCGAACAAGAAAAAGGCGGACAAAGGTTTGATGGCCAGGCCTGAGATGTACAACGCCTGTGTGGAGGCCAAAGTCCAGATGCGCAGCCAGGGAGTGGGTGATCATCTGGAATTCAGCCAtgctaacacagctaaaacTCTACAAAGCCACACTATAGGAGTTTCCTGCCAACCCAGTGTGCAGAGTGTTTCCACAGGCCCAGAGATCCCCATGGACCGATGGGTGGTGCATGAGCGTGTGGAGGTAAATGACCAGTGTGTAGGGAGACGGGTGGAGATATGTCACCAGCAGGTAGGCATGGAGCTGAATGTTTGTGAGGTGGGAGTTAACACAGAGGAGTCAGTATACAGCTTGGCTCTCTGCAAACCTATGACTGAGTTGAGCAAAGAGTCTAGATCAGTTGGCTGCGGAGATTGTTCAGTGGATGTGACCGTCAGTCCACTCAAGAAGCTGGTATCCCAAGGAACTGACCCAGATTCGGTCAGCAAAGTGGACTCTGGTGTCATGGCTGCTCCTGAGTCAGAAACTCAACAGACCAATACTGAGATAGAGGTTGTGAGCAAATCCACCAACACAAAAACAGCTGTCCTGACTGACTCTTTCACTGACATGGTGTTTATCACTTGTAACAAGCACACCAACACGGCCGTGACTGAAATGAGGACTGTTGCTGCTGGAGAAGGTCTTGTGAAAGATGTTCACTCAACAGCAAATATGCGTTCGATTGCCGTTGGAACCACCACAGATGTAGGGTCATTCTTTGGCAAAGAAAGCTCTACTAAAACCAAAGAATGTGGTGTGGGACCAGTTAGCATCCATGAGAACTTCTTGGTTGGCTTAAAAACCAGGAACATAGCATGCGGCCCCTCTCAGCCAAATGAATCTGTCTCGAGCAGCAGCAAAGAGACTGTGGAGGGTAAGACTGGGGCTGCACCACTGCAAGCTCGGGCCCAGGGGGGCGCCGGACTGGACCATTACATCGAGAGGGTGCAGAAGCTGCTGCAGGAGCAACAGATGCTGCTAGCAGACAACTACAGCGAGCTTGCAGAAGCGTTTGGTCAGCCCCAGTCTCAGTTTGGATCCATCAACAGTCAGCTGGTCAGCACGCTGTCGTCCATCAACACGGTCATGAAGTACGGAAGCACCGAGGACTTCCTCAAGCTGCAGTCAGACTCTGTGAACTCAAACAAAG AGAGCAGTCAGCAGCTCTGCGCCCAGTCGCGGTCTGTCCGGACAGAGCGGTTGCAGATGGAGAAGACTGTATCAGGCCTGACTCCTGCAGATAAACCAGCCAACGTTCCtgcgcagcagcagcagatcagGACAGCTGAGCAGAAAAGCCGTATGGACCTGCAGATGTCTACAGCGCTGCATG GGCAGCCGTGCAGCCAGAACACGCTGAAATCCATCATGAAGAAGAAAGATGGCCGACCCGACTCTAATGGCACCAAGAAGAACCTGCAGTTCGTCGGGGTGAACGGAGG GTACGAGACTACATCAAGTGACGACTCCAGCTCGGAGGACAGCAGCTCCTCTGGGtcggaggaggaagaggatgaagagaagGAGTACGGAGGAAAGGAGGACTATAAGAACGTGGAGGGAGGGCGCACCAGGGAGGAGTTCCAGCCTGAGGGAGCCGAGGATGTGGATAAGAAGGATGAAGAGGAAAGTTCAGataaggaaaagagagagag GTATGAGCTAAGTGAGAAGATGCTGGCTGCGTGCAGCGTTCTCAAAACTCACCTCAGTGACCCGAAGGCTGTGAGCAGCAAAGATGTg AGAGCCTGCCTGAACACGGTGCAGCACGAGTGGTTCCGCGTGTCCAGCCAGAAGGCGGCGGTGGCGGGCATGGTGGAGGACTACCTGGTGGCCTTCGGGGCCATCTCGCCGGCCGTGCTGCGCCACGTCGTCAACATGGCTGACGGCAACGGCAACACGGCGCTGCACTACAGCGTGTCGCACTCCAACTTTCAGGTGGTGAAGAAGCTGCTGGATGCAG ATGTGTGCAACGTGAACCAGCAGAACAAGGCGGGATACACACCCATCATGCTGGCCGCGCTGGCAGCAGTGGAGACGCCCAAGGACATGCGCATCGTGGAGGAGCTCTTCAGCAAGGGCGACGTCAACGCTCGAGCCAGTCAG GCTGGTCAGACGGGGCTGATGCTGGCGGTCAGTCACGGCAGGATGGACATGGTTCGGGCCCTGCTGGCCCATGGGGCCGACGTCAACGTCCAGGACGACGAGGGCTCCACGGCGCTGATGTGTGCCAGCGAACACGGGCACGTGGAGATCGTGAAACTGCTGCTGGCTCAACCCGGCTGTGACGCCACGCTCAGTGACAGC GATGAGAGCAACGCCCTGTCCATCGCTCTGGAAGCAGGACACAAGGACATTGCAGTGTTGCTTTATGCACACGTCAACTTCTCCAAAGCCCAGTCACCG GGGACCCCTCGACTCGGCAGAAAGATGTCACCAAGTCCCACTCGGAGGGGCATGTTTGATTAG
- the LOC123961042 gene encoding cilia- and flagella-associated protein 157-like: MPKKKDKKIGDKQDEVKKTSKYESSATPADKTASDDKEKDLYLIQIRYLNEQLERYQLKYDQLERQKKDLTSQYSSLETQKKDSVEYLKRCLEVKEDEADELTEHLKSQRQAADKDRDALQLQHSRLSQELQERIEELTTENMTLAARLASLEEFQKQKEQLMSKMETLEKQLASQREEQKAAVHSLEMKALLEKKRMEKEMESHVASMAAEVQHLVDQKVPEATRLALQENTEVKAQFSQLSAQVQVLMGENSALRDRKSRLSVDVDILEQMLSKTSRKSCIREKVVEQLTEKCQQLQAELKHCRQELEQLQTKHTGVLAEMKALRQNGSSLSEQCSKYRAEASRLEAELQEERRRRSRMKSIMQEAAVALRQALMEASTEQDLEVVHQWKPLMQKLLVVLDGPTLTNSTPENNHLNEWETSDPAAARAGTLNPALSFQFELARYRPGDLGLVPRPTPKHKLSRTGAGSGSTHVPLHRKPSSQKTAIDSLH; this comes from the exons ATGCCCAAAAAGAAGGATAAGAAAATCGGCGACAAACAAGATGAAGTCAAGAAAACATCGAAATATGAGAGTTCGGCGACTCCTGCAGATAAAACAGCTTCAGACGACAAAGAGAAGGATTTATATCTGATTCAAATACGATATTTAAACGAGCAGTTGGAGAG ATACCAGCTGAAATATGATCAACTAGAGAGGCAGAAGAAGGACTTAACCTCTCAGTACAGTTCACTGGAGACACAGAAGAAGGACAGTGTAGAGTATCTGAAACGCTGCTTGGAGGTAAAGGAGGACGAGGCGGACGAGCTGACAGAGCACCTGAAGAGTCAGCGGCAGGCTGCTGATAAGGACAGAGACGccctgcagctgcagcacagtCGGCTGAGTCAAGAGCTTCAAGAACGGATTGAAGAACTCACTACAGAAAACATGACACTTG CGGCGAGGCTTGCTAGTCTAGAGGAGTTTCAGAAGCAGAAGGAGCAGCTGATGTCAAAAATGGAGACTCTGGAGAAGCAGTTGGCCAGTCAGAGGGAGGAACAGAAAGCTGCCGTCCACAGCCTGGAGATGAAAGCACTGCTGGAAAAGAAGAG gatggagaaagagatggagagccACGTGGCGTCCATGGCGGCAGAGGTGCAGCACCTGGTGGACCAGAAGGTCCCGGAGGCGACCAGGTTGGCCCTTCAGGAGAACACGGAGGTTAAGGCTCAGTTCAGCCAGCTGTCAGCACAGGTACAGGTCCTAATGGGGGAGAACTCTGCCCTGCGGGACCGTAAGAGTCGGCTCAGTGTGGATGTGGACATCCTGGAGCAAATGCTCAGCAAGACGTCACGCAAGAGCTGCATCCGCGAAAAG GTGGTGGAGCAGCttacagaaaaatgtcagcAGCTGCAAGCGGAGCTGAAACACTGTCGGCAAGAACTCGAGCAGCTTCAGACCAAACACACAGGAGTCCTGGCTGAGATGAAGGCACTCAG aCAGAACGGGTCCTCGCTATCTGAGCAGTGCAGCAAATACAGAGCCGAGGCGAGTCGACTGGAGGCGGAGCTacaagaggaaaggaggaggagaagcaggaTGAAGAGCATCATGCAAGAAGCAGCAGTCGCTCTCAGACAAGCCCTGATG GAGGCATCCACTGAGCAGGACTTGGAGGTGGTCCACCAGTGGAAGCCGCTGATGCAGAAGCTACTGGTGGTCTTGGATGGACCCACACTCACCAATTCCACCCCTGAGAACAACCATCTGAATGAGTGGGAGACCTCTGACCCTGCAGCAGCCAG AGCAGGGACCCTGAATCCAGCTTTGAGTTTCCAGTTCGAGCTGGCCCGCTACAGACCGGGCGATCTTGGCCTTGTACCCCGTCCCACACCGAAACACAAACTCTCCAGGACTGGAGCCGGGTCCGGCAGCACCCACGTGCCTCTGCACAG GAAACCGTCCAGTCAGAAAACAGCCATTGACAGTCTCCATTGA